Proteins encoded in a region of the Sulfurimonas marina genome:
- a CDS encoding DNA polymerase III subunit delta', which produces MQQVNESLKGHIIISKELENEIEQLEKRLSGHRVVKFIEETFKIEHAKEVMAAAYVSESSTKYIILAAIDFTDVAQNSLLKLLEEPPTNIEFVIITTTKSTLLPTIRSRLPILKVDTTHDIKDLEISLARLDYEQIFSFLKANSRISKNEAKELIESLFYKAVVVEKLILSQKQLETFDKAYRLVELNSRPQSVFAMLLMGFTQER; this is translated from the coding sequence ATGCAGCAAGTTAACGAGTCTCTAAAGGGTCATATTATCATCTCAAAAGAGCTTGAGAATGAGATTGAACAATTAGAGAAACGTTTAAGCGGCCACCGTGTTGTTAAGTTTATAGAAGAAACTTTTAAAATAGAACATGCAAAAGAGGTGATGGCTGCAGCGTATGTGAGTGAATCATCGACAAAATATATTATTTTAGCTGCGATTGATTTTACCGATGTTGCTCAAAATTCACTTCTAAAACTTTTAGAAGAACCCCCGACAAATATAGAATTTGTTATCATAACGACTACAAAATCAACACTGCTTCCTACAATTCGATCAAGACTGCCAATCTTAAAAGTAGATACTACTCACGATATAAAAGATCTTGAAATAAGTTTGGCCAGACTCGATTATGAACAGATATTTTCTTTTTTAAAAGCAAATTCGAGAATCTCAAAAAATGAAGCAAAAGAGTTGATTGAGTCACTTTTTTATAAAGCCGTAGTTGTTGAAAAACTTATACTCTCTCAAAAACAACTTGAAACTTTCGATAAAGCATACAGGTTGGTAGAATTAAATTCACGCCCACAAAGTGTTTTTGCTATGCTTTTAATGGGATTTACTCAGGAGCGCTAA
- the tatB gene encoding Sec-independent protein translocase protein TatB, translating into MFGMGFTEILIIAIIAVLFLGPDKLPSTMVEIAKFFRSMKNTLGTMKSTIEEEMHVADIKQEALAYKQELERASHNVSNAANINSHIDNLMDDEPQPETKKASSEPEEVTFKKKKKKKTEEENIDV; encoded by the coding sequence ATGTTTGGTATGGGTTTTACAGAGATACTTATCATCGCCATTATTGCTGTTTTATTTTTAGGGCCGGACAAGCTCCCTAGCACTATGGTAGAGATCGCAAAATTTTTCAGAAGTATGAAAAACACGTTAGGTACTATGAAAAGTACTATAGAGGAAGAGATGCATGTTGCAGATATTAAACAAGAAGCCCTTGCGTACAAACAAGAGTTAGAACGTGCATCACACAATGTTTCAAATGCTGCGAATATCAATTCTCACATAGATAATCTTATGGATGACGAGCCGCAACCTGAAACAAAAAAGGCTTCTAGTGAACCTGAAGAAGTGACTTTTAAGAAAAAGAAAAAAAAGAAAACTGAAGAAGAAAATATAGATGTTTGA
- a CDS encoding HobA family DNA replication regulator has translation MLDFAQWSLDAIREEGGALSWLEEHRFEWSKTTAFALEQILNGKTVILITDQKRKWLERYIIDAINSIDIDRPLIPIVTIDSLYTHYNNINGGEMIDMVDDLISLSYKNDHFFWYIGKGDDKRSDIAKRKDNSYFWTFDEDFNNAFTLKSYDPLLDIKLLQLYRLFDASLNATMFGEVDAAS, from the coding sequence ATGCTGGATTTTGCACAGTGGAGTCTTGATGCTATTCGTGAAGAGGGCGGGGCTCTAAGCTGGCTTGAAGAGCATAGATTTGAGTGGTCTAAAACAACTGCGTTTGCACTCGAACAAATTTTAAACGGTAAGACTGTTATTTTAATTACCGATCAAAAAAGAAAATGGTTGGAGCGCTACATTATAGATGCTATAAACAGCATTGATATAGATAGACCTCTAATACCAATCGTAACTATAGACTCTCTGTATACTCACTACAACAATATTAACGGGGGAGAGATGATCGACATGGTAGATGATCTCATCTCTCTTTCATACAAAAATGATCACTTCTTTTGGTATATCGGAAAAGGTGATGATAAAAGAAGTGATATAGCAAAAAGAAAAGACAACAGTTACTTCTGGACTTTTGATGAAGATTTTAATAATGCATTTACGTTAAAGTCTTACGATCCACTTTTAGATATAAAACTTTTACAGCTTTATAGACTGTTTGATGCATCTTTAAATGCCACAATGTTTGGAGAGGTTGATGCAGCAAGTTAA
- the queA gene encoding tRNA preQ1(34) S-adenosylmethionine ribosyltransferase-isomerase QueA, whose amino-acid sequence MKKRKKVQDKALLTSSYDFHLPDELIATHPASPRDHAKLLVYDRKSDTITHAHFYDLEKFIPKDCALIFNDTKVIKARLYGHKPSGGKIELLINRALNANDVHVYIRGRVKEAQEILFEENLKAVIKELKDDGTRIVNFFHNEQLLRFEDLLPIIDKIGHIPLPPYIQREDNEEDATEYQTVFAKAEGAVAAPTASLHFTPEQHERVCKNHKHAYVTLHVGSGTFKPVEADVITEHPMHSEFYEISEQAKEILDSDQPILSVGTTSTRTVEFYARHKEQTSGEANLFLHPNNKPLRVNHLLTNFHLPKSTLIMLVASFVGLEKTLELYEEAIKNKYRFYSYGDAMLII is encoded by the coding sequence ATGAAAAAGAGGAAGAAAGTGCAAGATAAGGCACTTCTTACTTCTAGCTATGATTTTCATCTCCCAGATGAGCTCATCGCTACTCACCCTGCAAGTCCTAGAGATCATGCAAAACTTTTGGTATATGATCGCAAATCCGATACTATTACCCATGCACACTTTTACGATCTTGAAAAATTTATTCCCAAAGATTGTGCCCTTATATTTAACGATACGAAAGTTATAAAAGCAAGACTTTACGGTCATAAGCCAAGCGGTGGAAAAATTGAACTGCTTATAAACCGTGCATTAAATGCAAACGATGTTCATGTATATATCCGCGGGCGTGTAAAAGAAGCTCAAGAGATACTCTTTGAGGAAAATCTCAAAGCGGTTATTAAAGAGCTTAAAGATGACGGTACACGTATAGTAAACTTCTTTCATAATGAGCAACTTCTCCGTTTTGAAGATCTTTTACCAATCATCGATAAAATAGGTCATATCCCTCTGCCTCCATATATCCAGAGAGAGGATAATGAAGAAGACGCTACAGAGTACCAAACAGTGTTTGCCAAAGCTGAAGGTGCCGTAGCAGCTCCAACTGCCTCGCTTCATTTTACTCCCGAACAACATGAGAGAGTATGTAAAAACCATAAGCACGCTTATGTTACTTTACATGTAGGAAGCGGAACATTTAAACCTGTTGAAGCGGATGTAATCACTGAGCACCCTATGCACTCTGAGTTTTATGAGATCTCTGAACAGGCGAAAGAGATTTTAGATTCCGATCAGCCAATTCTTAGTGTAGGAACAACATCAACAAGAACCGTAGAGTTTTATGCAAGACATAAAGAGCAAACAAGCGGTGAAGCGAATCTTTTCTTACATCCAAACAATAAACCGCTTCGAGTGAATCATCTCCTTACTAACTTTCACTTGCCAAAATCAACACTTATTATGTTGGTAGCTTCTTTTGTAGGACTTGAAAAAACTTTAGAACTATATGAGGAAGCTATTAAAAATAAGTACCGTTTTTATTCTTACGGTGATGCGATGCTTATCATCTAA
- a CDS encoding aspartate kinase yields MLIVQKFGGTSVGDLERIQNVANRVAKTKDAGNDVVVVVSAMSGETNKLVGYAEHFSETPARAEMDMLLSSGERVTASLLSIALQEMGYKATAMSGRKAGIVTDNSHTKARIEDIDPISMQDAVKEGKIVVVAGFQGVNEHGDVTTLGRGGSDLSAVAIAGALKADLCEIYTDVTGIFTTDPRITSKAHKLEKISYDEMLELASLGAKVLQNRSVEMAKKLNVNLVTRSSFSDEEGTLITKEENIMEKPLVSGIALDKNQARISLLGVKDRPGIASEIFNKLAKADVNVDMIVQNKAASDTTSIDFTVAVGDLHDAKAVVDEFVQNGEIADDTYNEDICKVSVVGVGMKSHAGVAAKAFTTMADNNININMISTSEIKVSMVIDEKYAELAVRSLHDAYELEK; encoded by the coding sequence ATGTTAATTGTTCAAAAATTTGGTGGTACTAGTGTTGGAGATTTGGAGCGTATTCAAAACGTTGCAAATCGCGTTGCAAAAACAAAAGATGCTGGCAATGATGTTGTAGTTGTTGTTTCTGCAATGAGTGGAGAGACAAATAAACTTGTAGGATATGCTGAGCATTTTTCAGAGACTCCTGCTCGTGCAGAGATGGATATGCTTTTAAGCTCTGGTGAAAGAGTAACTGCATCATTACTTTCTATTGCGCTTCAAGAGATGGGTTACAAAGCAACTGCTATGAGTGGTAGAAAAGCAGGAATCGTAACTGATAACAGCCATACAAAAGCGCGTATCGAAGATATCGATCCAATATCGATGCAAGATGCCGTTAAAGAGGGAAAAATTGTAGTTGTTGCCGGTTTCCAAGGTGTAAACGAACATGGTGATGTTACAACTCTCGGTCGTGGTGGAAGTGACTTAAGTGCCGTAGCAATTGCAGGTGCATTAAAAGCTGACCTTTGTGAAATATATACAGATGTTACTGGTATTTTTACAACGGATCCAAGAATTACATCTAAAGCACATAAGCTGGAAAAAATCTCTTATGACGAGATGCTTGAACTAGCTTCTCTTGGGGCAAAAGTTCTTCAAAACCGTTCAGTAGAGATGGCAAAAAAATTAAATGTAAATTTAGTAACAAGATCAAGTTTCTCAGATGAAGAGGGAACATTAATTACAAAAGAGGAAAACATTATGGAAAAACCATTAGTAAGTGGTATTGCATTAGATAAAAATCAAGCTCGTATTTCACTTTTAGGTGTAAAAGACAGACCAGGCATTGCAAGTGAAATTTTCAATAAGTTAGCAAAAGCTGATGTAAACGTAGATATGATCGTACAAAATAAAGCGGCATCTGATACAACAAGTATCGATTTTACAGTAGCTGTTGGTGATTTACATGATGCAAAAGCAGTTGTAGATGAATTTGTACAAAATGGTGAAATTGCAGATGATACTTATAACGAAGATATTTGTAAAGTTTCTGTAGTAGGTGTTGGAATGAAGTCTCATGCCGGTGTAGCTGCAAAAGCTTTTACTACAATGGCTGATAACAACATCAATATCAATATGATTTCAACTTCAGAGATTAAAGTATCTATGGTTATCGATGAAAAATATGCAGAGTTAGCTGTAAGAAGCTTACACGATGCATACGAGTTAGAGAAGTAG
- a CDS encoding ABC transporter permease yields the protein MNVFIKKISYIFGMLLLISIISFLAIHAAPNSFFGAGELNPNMTPEAIEKLKAVYGLDKPLLTQYTDWVSNMVQLNFGISFVSGGDVASEILKRLPITLTINITSLVFVFILSLYLGIKAALNYEKKSDLAIRQLSLLSFSMPSFYLALLLIIIFSVNFKLFPIAGLHSVDIEGEGLSYYLDMLWHLVLPISIMIFGGLGSMIIYIRSLTLEILKSDYYYFARSRGLSTKQLLRYYILPNLLPPIVTLLGLSLPALIGGSVILESIFGIDGMGQFFYISALSRDYPTIMGILMISAFLTLLGNVIADLILLKLNPYMHKA from the coding sequence ATGAATGTGTTTATAAAAAAAATCTCTTATATATTTGGGATGTTACTGCTGATCTCAATTATCTCATTTTTAGCAATCCATGCGGCACCTAACAGCTTTTTTGGTGCCGGTGAACTAAACCCTAATATGACACCCGAAGCAATAGAGAAACTCAAAGCAGTTTACGGTTTAGACAAGCCTCTGCTTACTCAATATACCGACTGGGTAAGTAATATGGTGCAACTAAATTTCGGCATCTCTTTTGTAAGCGGTGGGGATGTAGCTTCTGAAATCCTAAAGCGACTTCCGATCACACTTACAATTAACATAACTTCACTCGTATTTGTATTTATTCTCTCTTTATATCTCGGTATAAAGGCAGCTCTAAACTATGAGAAAAAATCTGATCTAGCTATTAGACAACTTTCACTTTTATCATTTTCTATGCCCTCTTTTTATTTGGCCCTGCTTCTGATCATAATTTTTTCGGTGAACTTCAAACTCTTTCCGATCGCAGGTCTGCACTCTGTAGATATTGAAGGTGAAGGTTTAAGCTATTATCTTGATATGCTCTGGCATTTGGTACTGCCAATTTCCATTATGATATTCGGGGGACTGGGAAGTATGATCATCTACATCCGCTCACTGACACTAGAGATACTTAAAAGTGATTATTACTATTTTGCACGCTCACGCGGACTCTCTACAAAACAACTTTTACGTTACTATATTTTGCCGAATCTTTTACCGCCGATCGTGACACTACTCGGTCTTTCATTACCTGCTTTAATAGGTGGGAGTGTTATTTTAGAATCAATCTTTGGAATAGACGGGATGGGACAGTTCTTTTATATAAGTGCACTTTCACGTGATTACCCGACTATTATGGGGATCCTTATGATAAGTGCTTTTTTAACGCTTCTTGGAAACGTGATAGCGGATTTAATCCTTTTAAAATTAAATCCATATATGCACAAGGCTTAG
- a CDS encoding RNA pyrophosphohydrolase codes for MKIEENYRPNVAMIIVSHEYPKKKNIFIAQRNDLGDIWQFPQGGIDEGEEVLDALFREMEEEIGTAAAEIVAEYPEWISYDFPAKIAKSMKPYKGQTQRYFLVKLDKDAKIDLDTHHPEFSSYKFVDIDEVLDITAHFKKPVYESVINYFKDEGLL; via the coding sequence ATGAAAATAGAAGAAAATTACCGTCCGAATGTGGCTATGATTATTGTGTCACATGAGTATCCGAAGAAAAAAAATATTTTTATAGCACAAAGAAATGACCTTGGAGATATCTGGCAGTTTCCTCAAGGGGGAATTGACGAAGGTGAAGAGGTGCTTGATGCACTTTTTCGTGAGATGGAGGAGGAGATAGGTACTGCAGCAGCTGAAATAGTTGCAGAGTATCCTGAGTGGATTTCATACGATTTCCCTGCAAAAATCGCTAAAAGCATGAAGCCTTACAAAGGGCAGACTCAGAGATATTTTTTAGTGAAACTTGATAAAGATGCAAAGATCGATCTTGATACTCATCACCCTGAATTTTCTTCATATAAGTTTGTCGATATTGATGAGGTGTTAGATATAACTGCACATTTCAAAAAACCTGTTTATGAAAGCGTAATAAATTATTTTAAAGATGAAGGACTACTTTAA
- the tatC gene encoding twin-arginine translocase subunit TatC — protein sequence MFEEIRPHLVELRKRLGISVGSLIVLFFVMFYFHEPILDWMVSPLNDALIEVGKKSVHAADGMVTTSQVGGAFFVALKVSFFAAILGALPVILSQIWMFIAPGLYSHEKKMLIPFIVGGTFMFLVGVLFAYYIVTPFGFDFLITFGSFKFTPLINIEDYVGFFTKIMFGFGLAFELPVFAYFLALLGLVDDRQMAAFFKYAIVIIFIVAALLTPPDVLTQLLMAGPLIILYGFSILIVKMVNPAPPLEEEEDDEEDEKEEESAR from the coding sequence ATGTTTGAAGAGATTAGACCCCATTTAGTTGAGCTTAGAAAAAGATTAGGTATTTCAGTCGGAAGCCTGATCGTATTGTTTTTTGTAATGTTTTACTTCCACGAACCGATCCTTGATTGGATGGTATCACCACTGAATGATGCCTTGATCGAAGTTGGTAAAAAATCTGTGCATGCAGCTGACGGTATGGTGACAACGAGTCAAGTGGGTGGTGCATTCTTTGTAGCGTTAAAAGTTTCGTTTTTTGCAGCTATTTTAGGAGCATTACCTGTTATTCTTTCTCAAATCTGGATGTTTATAGCACCGGGCTTATATTCACATGAAAAGAAGATGCTCATACCATTTATAGTGGGTGGAACATTTATGTTCTTGGTAGGCGTTTTATTTGCCTACTACATCGTTACCCCTTTTGGTTTTGATTTCTTGATCACATTTGGTTCTTTTAAATTTACACCGCTTATTAATATTGAAGATTATGTAGGGTTCTTTACAAAGATCATGTTTGGTTTCGGTCTTGCGTTTGAGCTCCCTGTTTTTGCATATTTCTTAGCTCTTTTAGGCTTAGTTGATGATAGACAGATGGCAGCATTTTTCAAATATGCAATCGTTATTATCTTTATCGTAGCAGCACTTTTAACACCGCCGGATGTTTTAACTCAGCTGCTTATGGCAGGTCCGCTTATAATTCTTTATGGTTTTTCTATCCTTATAGTTAAGATGGTAAACCCTGCTCCGCCTCTTGAAGAAGAAGAGGATGATGAGGAAGATGAAAAAGAGGAAGAAAGTGCAAGATAA
- a CDS encoding putative bifunctional diguanylate cyclase/phosphodiesterase yields the protein MNDTLGHVVGDSILIQVANRIKKEIRDTDVLSRFGGDEFTLLLPNVKNTTVIDRIAQNIIDAVKKPFEIQERTLYISASIGITLYPDDGRDKLSLLRNADQAMYQAKHSGRSQFHYFTSYMQELAQKRHVMLSDMHKAIKEGQFEVYYQPIVDTRSGKVVKAEALARWKHPKNGVISPAEFIPLAEESGLILEVGSWIYKTAVSQVAKWREEYDPEFKVSINKSPIQFKVSQTLDEWMSHIDESGIDGTSIILEITEGILMEEDELVKQKLMTFREKGIEVAIDDFGTGYSALSYLKKFDIDYLKIDKSFVDNVATSQQDKVLSEAMIAMAHKLDIQVIAEGVEDAEQKEILTNMGCDFIQGYIYSKPLPAKEFERVFLA from the coding sequence ATTAACGATACTTTAGGTCATGTGGTAGGGGACTCTATTTTAATTCAAGTCGCAAATAGAATTAAAAAAGAGATAAGAGATACAGATGTACTTTCAAGGTTTGGCGGTGATGAATTTACACTTTTACTTCCCAATGTTAAAAATACAACGGTAATCGATCGAATAGCACAGAATATTATAGATGCGGTAAAAAAACCGTTTGAGATTCAAGAAAGAACACTTTATATATCTGCAAGCATCGGTATTACACTTTATCCTGATGATGGAAGAGACAAGTTAAGTTTGCTTCGAAATGCCGATCAGGCCATGTATCAGGCAAAGCATAGTGGAAGAAGTCAATTTCATTATTTTACAAGCTATATGCAAGAGTTGGCACAGAAACGTCATGTAATGCTTAGTGATATGCATAAGGCGATTAAAGAGGGGCAATTTGAAGTTTATTATCAGCCGATTGTTGATACAAGAAGCGGTAAAGTTGTAAAAGCAGAAGCGTTAGCAAGGTGGAAGCATCCTAAAAACGGTGTAATCAGCCCTGCAGAGTTTATTCCGTTGGCAGAAGAGAGCGGGCTTATACTGGAGGTTGGAAGCTGGATATATAAAACAGCAGTTTCACAGGTTGCCAAGTGGAGAGAAGAGTATGACCCAGAGTTTAAAGTAAGTATCAATAAATCACCGATACAGTTTAAAGTCTCCCAAACGCTAGATGAGTGGATGTCACATATTGATGAGTCGGGCATAGACGGTACAAGTATTATTCTTGAGATCACCGAAGGTATATTGATGGAAGAGGATGAACTTGTAAAGCAGAAGCTAATGACTTTTAGAGAAAAAGGGATCGAGGTTGCGATCGATGATTTTGGAACAGGATATTCCGCTTTATCATATTTGAAAAAGTTTGATATAGATTATCTAAAAATAGATAAATCTTTTGTAGATAACGTAGCAACATCACAACAAGACAAAGTACTCTCAGAAGCGATGATCGCGATGGCTCATAAACTTGATATTCAAGTGATTGCAGAGGGTGTTGAAGATGCAGAGCAAAAAGAGATATTAACAAATATGGGATGTGATTTTATTCAAGGGTACATATACTCTAAACCACTTCCTGCAAAAGAGTTCGAAAGAGTATTTTTAGCATAA
- the hemW gene encoding radical SAM family heme chaperone HemW, producing the protein MLLYFHIPFCDSKCSYCAFNSYVDKFHLKQEYMKALKKQLEFELKRCKPKKESIKSVFIGGGTPSTVSPELYKEIFELISPYLKKDVEITSEANPNSATKHWLEGMRALGVNRISFGVQSFDEKKLKLLNRAHNPNQAIEAVKNAKKTGFENISLDLIYATLGDTKELLQNDLNLAFSLPINHLSAYALTIEEGTAFESKPQMSKEQLEITQWLFEEIEKRGFSQYEISNFGTYRSVHNIGYWEYEEYMGVGAGAVGRIANKRYYPQPDIEKYIQNPIDINTEELSDEDIKIEKIFLGLRSIVGIDKNTLDKQEIQKADLLVQEGKLIFQEGKYFNKEYLLSDEIALYLTS; encoded by the coding sequence ATGCTACTTTATTTTCATATCCCCTTTTGCGATTCCAAATGTTCTTACTGTGCTTTTAACTCTTATGTAGACAAGTTTCATCTCAAACAAGAGTATATGAAAGCCCTAAAAAAACAGCTGGAGTTTGAACTAAAAAGATGCAAGCCTAAAAAAGAGAGTATCAAGTCTGTTTTTATAGGTGGGGGAACACCTTCAACCGTCTCACCAGAACTTTATAAAGAGATTTTTGAACTTATATCACCCTACTTAAAAAAAGATGTTGAGATCACTTCCGAGGCAAATCCTAACAGTGCAACTAAGCATTGGCTTGAGGGGATGCGGGCACTGGGAGTTAATCGTATCAGTTTTGGGGTACAGAGTTTTGATGAGAAAAAACTCAAACTGCTTAACCGTGCCCACAATCCGAATCAAGCGATTGAAGCTGTAAAAAATGCAAAAAAAACGGGTTTTGAAAATATATCACTTGATCTTATCTATGCAACACTTGGTGATACAAAAGAGCTGCTTCAAAACGATCTGAACCTTGCTTTTTCACTTCCGATCAACCATTTAAGTGCTTATGCCTTAACTATTGAAGAGGGAACTGCTTTTGAGAGTAAGCCACAAATGTCAAAAGAGCAGCTTGAGATTACACAATGGCTTTTTGAAGAGATCGAAAAACGGGGCTTTTCTCAGTATGAGATCAGTAATTTCGGAACATACAGGTCTGTACACAACATTGGATACTGGGAGTATGAGGAGTATATGGGTGTTGGTGCCGGTGCAGTCGGCAGAATAGCAAACAAACGCTATTACCCTCAGCCAGATATAGAAAAATATATTCAAAACCCGATTGATATCAATACCGAAGAGTTAAGTGATGAGGATATTAAAATAGAGAAAATCTTTTTGGGACTTCGATCGATTGTGGGAATTGATAAAAATACTTTAGATAAGCAAGAGATTCAAAAAGCAGACCTGTTAGTCCAAGAGGGAAAATTAATTTTTCAAGAGGGAAAATATTTTAATAAAGAGTATCTCTTAAGTGACGAGATAGCTCTTTATCTGACTTCTTAG
- a CDS encoding bacteriohemerythrin: MDKNIDIFEIFPWDANFETGIEKVDEQHKKLVEILNRLAAHLASLSNIDELNDIFDELANYADYHFKTEEGVWSQYFENDEWFSEHEKTHGSFMDEVVAIKENKENKEFDEVIYEIVLFLAQWLAYHILDTDKRMAKVVLEIEAGHSLEEAKKQSNEFMNGSIKTLIDTVLKMYSDISTRTLDLMREKALRIRAEKALKKSEEKWKFILDNSDESIWDCDLKKDQACISKEDSVVDKVITNSLEKFDNFSQIHPDDIERVRKDFLAHLKGETEFYYNKHRVLRKDGSWNWILSRGKVLKRSEDGMAERIIGIHSDITERELSSIIYQYSSQAMFICDQDNKIISINPAFTEITQYTLKDVIGKDPNILASGELDEEFYQRMWSDLFKHDSWSGEVINRRKDGELYIQELNINVVKNPQGKIDHYVGLFSDISEKKKSEDIIIKQANFDPLTDLANRKMFEKRLEEAISLSKKKSTPFCSTFY; encoded by the coding sequence ATGGATAAAAATATAGATATATTTGAAATATTTCCGTGGGATGCTAATTTTGAAACGGGAATAGAAAAAGTTGATGAGCAACATAAAAAACTTGTAGAGATTTTAAACCGTCTAGCTGCACACCTAGCCAGCCTCTCCAATATAGATGAACTAAATGATATTTTTGATGAACTGGCAAATTATGCAGATTATCACTTTAAAACGGAAGAGGGTGTTTGGAGCCAATACTTTGAAAATGACGAGTGGTTCAGTGAACATGAAAAAACACACGGCTCTTTTATGGATGAAGTGGTCGCGATTAAAGAGAATAAAGAGAATAAAGAGTTTGATGAGGTGATCTATGAGATTGTCCTTTTCTTAGCACAATGGCTGGCTTACCATATTCTCGATACCGATAAGAGGATGGCAAAAGTTGTTTTAGAGATTGAAGCAGGACACTCTTTAGAGGAAGCAAAGAAGCAATCTAACGAGTTTATGAACGGCTCTATTAAAACACTCATCGATACAGTTCTTAAAATGTACAGTGATATCTCGACACGTACACTTGATTTGATGCGTGAAAAAGCACTGAGAATAAGAGCGGAAAAAGCACTGAAAAAGAGTGAAGAGAAGTGGAAGTTTATACTTGATAACAGCGATGAGAGTATTTGGGATTGCGATCTTAAAAAAGATCAGGCTTGTATCTCCAAAGAGGACTCGGTAGTTGATAAAGTTATTACAAACTCTTTAGAGAAGTTTGATAATTTTTCACAAATTCATCCTGATGATATAGAAAGGGTGAGAAAGGACTTTTTAGCTCACTTAAAAGGTGAAACGGAGTTTTATTATAATAAGCATCGGGTCTTGCGAAAAGATGGAAGCTGGAACTGGATTTTAAGTCGTGGAAAAGTACTCAAGCGCAGTGAAGACGGGATGGCCGAGAGAATTATCGGTATCCATAGCGATATAACTGAAAGGGAACTCTCATCAATTATCTATCAATACAGTTCTCAGGCGATGTTTATTTGTGATCAGGATAATAAAATAATTAGTATAAATCCTGCATTTACGGAGATTACACAATATACTCTTAAAGATGTCATTGGAAAAGATCCAAATATTTTAGCTTCAGGGGAGCTTGATGAAGAGTTTTATCAAAGAATGTGGTCCGATCTCTTTAAGCACGATAGTTGGTCGGGTGAGGTTATTAACAGACGAAAAGATGGGGAACTCTACATTCAAGAGTTAAACATCAATGTAGTAAAAAATCCTCAGGGAAAAATAGACCATTATGTGGGGCTTTTTTCAGATATTAGTGAAAAGAAAAAATCTGAAGATATTATTATTAAACAAGCTAATTTTGATCCCTTGACTGATCTGGCAAACCGTAAAATGTTCGAAAAACGTTTAGAAGAAGCGATCAGTCTCTCAAAAAAGAAATCAACTCCCTTTTGCAGTACTTTTTATTGA